The window GGGGTTGTGAACATCGTTCCGGCCGACCGTGAGGCGAGCGAGGCGCTCGTCACGCACCCGGGCGTCGACAAGATTGCCTTTACCGGCAGCACGGCCACCGGACGACGCATCGCATCGCTGTGCGGCGAGCGGCTCAAGCGCTACAGCCTCGAACTGGGCGGCAAGTCCGCGGCGATCATCCTCGAGGATGTGGACCTGCACAAGGCGATGCCGATGATCGTCCGCACGGCCACGATGAACAGTTGCGAGGCCTGCGTGGGGCAGACCCGCACGCTGGTACCGCGCAGCCGTTACGCGGAGATCGTCGAGGCCTTCGTGTCCGGCGTCGCCAGGCTCAAGATGGGCGACCCCCGCCATCCCGACACCGACATGGGGCCGCTGATCGCGGAACGCCAGCGGACCCGCGTCGAAAGCTACATCAAGGCCGGCCGCGAGGAAGGTGCGCGGCTCATGCTCGGCGGCGGCCGTCCGGCCCACCTGACGCGCGGCTGGTACGTCGAGCCGACGGTGTTCGCCGACGTCGGGAACCACATGCGCATCGCCCGCGAGGAGATCTTCGGGCCGGTCCTGAGTTTGATTCCCTACAACGACGAGACGGACGCGATCGCGATCGCCAATGACAGCACCTACGGCCTTTCGGGGACGGTGTGGACGAGCGATCCGAAACGTGGCGTCGAGGTGGCGCGCCGCGTGCGTACCGGCAACTACGGCGTCAATCTGTTCAATCTCGATATCGCTGCGCCTTTCGGCGGGTTCAAGGAGTCGGGCATCGGCCGGCAACTCGGCCCGGAAGGCCTCGACGGATTCTTCGAAACCAAGGCGATTCAGCTGTCGCCGGCCGACGTCGCCGCCGGCAAGCTGTGATCCATACGGACTGAAGGGAGAAAACCATGGTGCGAGCTGTTGTCTGCAACAACATCGGGGAGCCGGTCTCGGTCGAAAACCTGTCGCTTCCCCCGCTGGGTCCCCATGATGTGCTGGTGCGGACCGATGCGGCAGGGGTGTGCCACACCGACCTGTCGGCGGCGAAAGGTCTGACGTTGAGCCAGGCACCGATTGTGCTCGGACATGAGGGCGCCGGGACGGTGCTGGAAATCGGCAAGAACGTCACGCGCTGCAAGCCCGGCGACCGGGTCATCATGAGCTGGGCACCGCAGTGCGGCGTCTGCTATCACTGCGTGCGGCACGAGGCGCAGCACTGCGACGAATCGTGGGGCATTCGTTCCTCGCGGCATGCGCTGCGCAACGACGGGGCCAAAGTGCCGACGATGGCGGGGCTGGGCACGTTTGCCGAGATGATGCAGGTGAACGAGCTGTCGCTGGTGGCGGTGAAGAGCGAACTGCCGGCAGAGCAACTCGCGATGATCGGCTGCGGTGTGACGACCGGTGTCGGCGCCGCGCTGTGGACGGCGGAAGTGAAGCCCGGTTCGACGGTGGCCGTGTTCGGATGCGGCGGCGTGGGGCTCTCGGTCATCCAGGGCGCGCGCATCGCCGGGGCGATGCGCATCTTTGCCGTCGATACGCTCGCGTCAAAGCGCGAGCTGGCGATGAAGTTCGGTGCCACGGACGCGATCGACCCGGCCCAGGGAGACGTCGCGCAGCAGTTGATCGCCGCGACCGGCGGCCGGGGCGTGGACTATGCGTTCGAGGTCGTCGGTATCCCGGAACTGCTCCTGACGGCCTTCAATTCCCTGCGCAAGCACGGCACGGCCGTGGCCGTGGGCATGCCCAAGGCCGACGCGACGGTGTCGATCCCGATCGTTCCGCTGTTCATCCAGGAGAAGCGCCTGGTCGGTTCGTTCTACGGCTCCGCACAGGTGCGCGAGCACTTCCCGCTGCTGGTGCAACTCGCCGAACGCGGGCGGCTCGACCTGGCGTCGATGATCT is drawn from Azoarcus sp. DN11 and contains these coding sequences:
- a CDS encoding aldehyde dehydrogenase, with the protein product MQAAQYIQEALYIGGQWVKPAASAVLEVRSPATEEIIGRAPSCSPADIDRAVQAARAAFEGPASAWARTTVTERIAYLRAFGAALKKRRQQLAEVTSDEGGQPLAKNCVYQVDKALSIIDYYAQLGETYPFEERRQGYDNPFIVRKEPIGVVGLIMPWNAPLAISFFPLAPALLAGCTVVLKPSPETPLHAYVLAQACEEAGLPPGVVNIVPADREASEALVTHPGVDKIAFTGSTATGRRIASLCGERLKRYSLELGGKSAAIILEDVDLHKAMPMIVRTATMNSCEACVGQTRTLVPRSRYAEIVEAFVSGVARLKMGDPRHPDTDMGPLIAERQRTRVESYIKAGREEGARLMLGGGRPAHLTRGWYVEPTVFADVGNHMRIAREEIFGPVLSLIPYNDETDAIAIANDSTYGLSGTVWTSDPKRGVEVARRVRTGNYGVNLFNLDIAAPFGGFKESGIGRQLGPEGLDGFFETKAIQLSPADVAAGKL
- a CDS encoding Zn-dependent alcohol dehydrogenase → MVRAVVCNNIGEPVSVENLSLPPLGPHDVLVRTDAAGVCHTDLSAAKGLTLSQAPIVLGHEGAGTVLEIGKNVTRCKPGDRVIMSWAPQCGVCYHCVRHEAQHCDESWGIRSSRHALRNDGAKVPTMAGLGTFAEMMQVNELSLVAVKSELPAEQLAMIGCGVTTGVGAALWTAEVKPGSTVAVFGCGGVGLSVIQGARIAGAMRIFAVDTLASKRELAMKFGATDAIDPAQGDVAQQLIAATGGRGVDYAFEVVGIPELLLTAFNSLRKHGTAVAVGMPKADATVSIPIVPLFIQEKRLVGSFYGSAQVREHFPLLVQLAERGRLDLASMISKRIGLEDVNAAFDAMKAGEVVRSVVLPNG